CCGCCCGGCCAGCCGGTGATGGTATGCTGCACCTGGTTAAAGATGTCGATATTGATGTTGTATACCGGGCCCTGCTCTACGGCAAGCTGTGCCATGCCGTGGTTGTTGTAGTCTTCTTCTGTCAGCTTGAGGATGGGTTTGTTCACCGCGCCTGAAAGCCAGATCACGGCTTTCTTTTTGAGCAGGTTGTCCCATACGCAATCCTTTACCAGCCATGGGGTATCAAAGCGGGTAAGGCCGGATGCCGCGCCTTCGTCCAGCACGAACTCCACATGGTCGGATAGCTGCAGGTAGGTAGCCGGTACATCGCCGGAGATCTCGCCTTCTACGGCTTTCTTTACAATAGGTGCTTTCTTGGCGCTCCAGGCCATCAGGATGATCTCCCTGGCCTTGAAGATGGTACCCACACCCATGGTAATGGCCTTGGTGGGTACGTTCTGCTTGCCTCCGAAGTCGCGCGAGGCGTCGCGGCGGGTAAGGTCATCCAGGGTAACCAGGCGGGTACCGGAGTTAGGTGCCGAGCCCGGCTCGTTGAAGCCGATG
This is a stretch of genomic DNA from Mucilaginibacter terrenus. It encodes these proteins:
- a CDS encoding 6-phosphogluconolactonase, which produces EQDAVAAFCLNYEHQIEELGGLDLQLLGIGRTGHIGFNEPGSAPNSGTRLVTLDDLTRRDASRDFGGKQNVPTKAITMGVGTIFKAREIILMAWSAKKAPIVKKAVEGEISGDVPATYLQLSDHVEFVLDEGAASGLTRFDTPWLVKDCVWDNLLKKKAVIWLSGAVNKPILKLTEEDYNNHGMAQLAVEQGPVYNINIDIFNQVQHTITGWPGG